A stretch of DNA from Anopheles nili chromosome 2, idAnoNiliSN_F5_01, whole genome shotgun sequence:
TTAGAATGGTAGGCACTAGAAAACAAAGAAcattatctaaaaaaaatgcacgtaagataaaaatttgtttgttacATTTCTACAAATCAATACTAATCTATTATCACAAGTATTGTTTGATAATtccataaatatatgaataaataaaacatcaccaATATCAATTGTTAGCAATTGAGAAGAATGATATATAATTGAGAATGAAACGTAGTTTGTAACGCTTTTCAAACTatcattaaatttattatattttatacacTTAATTGATgtaataatttatgaaaataaaacagtagTTCAGAATAAAAATAGCTCAGTTTAGTTAATTTGCATTGGTATAATTGTCATATATTGGTGTAATTTTCTTGTAACGAATTAATAACATGCTGAAAAATAGATTAAATAGAAAcaagtatttttgtttcaacaaaaggctttttgttttattgctagaCAAATAGTGCATTTAATAGCATTAAAATaatgtatttaatttatcCTTTTGTTgagtaattaaaattaaactacTTATTTCTTTCGAAAACTAATAAATAATGTTTCTTCAATGTAGAAACtagaaaaatattcaattatcAAGTTGGTATGATATAAGTTATTAAGTGTTAGTTGTATTTAATTGTTAGCTATGGATGAGGTTGCTGCACTGCTTTTTACTGTAAATAGCTTGGCGGGTTAATGGCTAGCaacttttgatttttatgtttggtaatttttataaaataaaactgatTTTTCCACATGTTAATCAGATAGGATTATTAGCTTCACAAAGGACTACAGTTGTACTACAAGTTTTCTACGTTCTAACCCTTCTTGATCGATGCGGAGTTCGAAGGATGTGAGTACATGAGAAATCGTCCCAGTAATCCGGTGGTAACTTAAGTGAAGAAGATAATGCAAGAGACTGCGCCAAGTCTAATGTCGCTTTGTCAGCATGGAGTAAGTAAATGTATagcattgttttctttctcacaaATAATGGTTTGATATTTAGAATAGAACTTACACACTGGTGGCTTCCGAAAAAGCATACTTCTCGATCTGTCCCTGAGGGGAACTACCGCTTGGACATAAAGCTTTCGTTCCAGGACAACGTGACTTTAGTTGCATTCGAAACGTACATATTAGTACGACGAAAGGGTATCATAGGATCGATGATTGAATGATAATTTTGCGACTATGAAACTCTttcaaaaaatcaattgatgTTTTTACTTATATGAAGATATTTATAAAAAGCACGAATGGTTTGCAAGAAAATTGATGATATTGTTCAGATGTATCACTTGAGCATGTGCTATATTTATATTCCTCAACAAACCGTATTCATTAAGTTGTCTAATAGGATATAAATTATATCATGAAACGACATCGATCTTCTGGTGCGTTTAGTACTAATAGTAACAGACATCAGACAGATACAGAATGTGACAGATATATATCGTATTATTCTACATCCGTATTGGATTGGGTTGGAGTAAACCGATTAGATCCGATTATAAATTGATATAATATCAATTAGTGGCTGAAATTATTAGCAATTGTGGATTGTACATTGTCTGAAcctgatttttttcatttcatgcaTGTGGTATAATGAGATGTAGTTTATAGGTCGAATAAATGTTTCTGTAAATGTCTGATCGTTTGATGCCATATCTTAAATCAGTCAATTTGAAATGTGTATAACATGTCAGCTTAACGATATTGCAAAACGGtcactttttcttccacattGGAGATATCATGTGCTCTATTAAACTTCTAGGCTTTGTTACACTGTTAGTAACATTATCATATTCTGCAACGAGTATGATTAATCGAACTAACTTCCTTCGGCTGAACAATACAAAGCAGTACACATTCAGAATAACGAAATATGTTTGTACCGGAGCACCGTATAAAAGAAGTAACCTACATTATTGCAAAACGATTTTACGTCGCAATCAACCGACCATGATCAACGTATCCCTCACTGTGCCAGAGGAGGTGTACATCGGTTGGGTAGTGGTCAAATTGTACTACAAGTTTGCTACATACCAACCCTTCTTGATCGATGCGGTGTTTGAAGCATGTGAATACCTAAAAAATCGTCCCATCAATCCGGTAGTAACTTATGTGAAGGATATAATGCAGGAAACTGCACCAAGCCTAATGTCACTTTGTCCTCATGGAGTAAGTAAATGAATggtattgcttttttttctaacaaataataaattgatattcAGAATAGGACTTACACACTCGTTTGGTGGCTACCGGAAAAGCATACTCCTCGATCTGTCCCCGCAGGAGAATATCGATTGGACATAACGTTTTCGCTCCACGATAACGTGACGGCATTCGCATTCGAAACCTACATCATAGCACGACGAAAGGGTATCATCGGATCTATGATTGAGTGGTGAGTTTGTGGGAATGTAAAAGAATGTGAATGAAATGtaatatgtatttatataaatgaaaaacgagTGACATCACCTTACATTTAATTCATAAATATAAGACTAACCATACGTTGGCAAGATAATAGGAACATGCAGAAAATTGTTAACAAATATCTTTTAACAAGACAAACTCGATAATACATATTAACTATCATGTATACTATTATTGAATATTCACTGTATACGTATGGTACACAGAACAGGTTAATAGTTATTGGACGGTTACAGTGAAAAAGTGATCGTACACTTTATAGCCTATAGCGTTTTGTAAAGAACTGTGATTAAATCGATTAGATATAAAGTTGATGTTGCATAAAACGATTAATTAAAACGATACTAACGGCGTTTAGCATAACTTAAGGTGTAATGTTcgataatgttttattttgcttcgaATGTTATAGCATGTTAAATAATTTGCTGGATTATGATCATGTAACACCACAGCCTTAGTAAAATATGGACAATTTAGTCCCGATTCTGTTCACAAACATGCGTTTTGTCAAAATGTGGTTCATCCACTGACTCATATGGACTGTGcccaaagctgacgaaacctTTTAAGCCGCGTAACGGGTTGTTTGTACTATAAATTGGAGGGCTCAAGTACTTGAGTAGTACACCTATTAGCAGGTGGAAAGTAATTATCGGTAACTCTATTATCCTTCTAAAAAACCATAAATCCAGTTTTACATTCTCAGAATAGGATCTATAAAATTGTGTGCTGTTTTACGCGTAAGGCTCCATAATTCGTCATCGCAGAAGACTGAGACATTGGAACATTGTACATTGTATTGTTGTGTAGGATGTTTGTAAAGATTGATCAAAATTTGTATTGTAAAAGTTATAGGTTGTGCTTTTAAATCGACTTCATTGCAACATTACATAAAATATTTGTTGATGGAATTAACGTCATTTACTCTACTCCTGGGAATGTTCAACAATAGTACATCGATTGTTTAATGTTAAcgcttttcatttgattttactatataaaaataataataacattatTGTTAATAATTAATGATGATGACCattgttgaaattttttttaacttaagTTGGTGTGTCTCAGAACTAATAACTTAGTTGTAATGTATTGTAAACGTAACCATTATTGTATACACTAAAATTACGAATCAACGGGAATCATTATACTGATAtatcaattgattttttggCGAATTATGATTTCTCTGACTACTATCTATGATAATTGATATCTATTTATGAATTAAATATTATCttgtttcccaaaaaaaatgcatgggATTTATTGATATACACTCATGATTATGGACACAACAGCCGCTACGAAGCACGCTTGAATTTTGTTATATTTCCTAAAGAGAAACGgttatcgtttttttgtgatcaTAGCCATTAAATCCGAATACGAAATTTTGTTCCTATCTACGGTGTAATTGTAGTTTTTGATTGGAGGTATTCCAGCATTAGTTGATTTGATTGAAGCGAGTCTTCGCCTATATATACTCATGAGTGTGCATGATTTTGCGAATAGTTTACGGCGTAGCCCTTTGTTTTACTGTAAC
This window harbors:
- the LOC128730876 gene encoding uncharacterized protein LOC128730876, translated to MINRTNFLRLNNTKQYTFRITKYVCTGAPYKRSNLHYCKTILRRNQPTMINVSLTVPEEVYIGWVVVKLYYKFATYQPFLIDAVFEACEYLKNRPINPVVTYVKDIMQETAPSLMSLCPHGHTPRSVPAGEYRLDITFSLHDNVTAFAFETYIIARRKGIIGSMIEW